Proteins encoded by one window of Rhodamnia argentea isolate NSW1041297 chromosome 6, ASM2092103v1, whole genome shotgun sequence:
- the LOC115748427 gene encoding protein HEADING DATE 3A-like isoform X1 — protein sequence MARDRDRDPLVVGRVIGDVLDACTRSVPLRVIFNNREVNNSCELKPSQVVNRPHIVIGGDDLRTFYTLAMVDPDAPSPSDPNLREYLHWLVTDIPATTGASFGQEIMCYESPMPSMGIHRFVFVLFKQLGRQTVYAPDWRQNFSTRDFAELYNLGCPVAALYFNCQRESGSGGRRR from the exons atggcgaGGGACAGGGATAGAGATCCATTGGTTGTGGGGAGAGTGATAGGGGATGTGTTGGATGCATGCACCCGGTCCGTCCCTCTCCGTGTCATCTTCAACAACCGGGAGGTCAACAACAGCTGCGAGCTCAAGCCCTCGCAGGTCGTCAACCGGCCTCACATCGTGATCGGGGGCGACGATCTCCGTACCTTCTACACCCTG GCCATGGTAGACCCTGATGCACCCAGCCCTAGTGATCCTAATCTCAGAGAATATTTGCACTG GTTGGTTACTGATATTCCAGCTACGACAGGAGCGAGCTTTG GGCAGGAGATTATGTGCTACGAAAGTCCGATGCCGTCGATGGGGATTCACCGGTTTGTGTTCGTGCTGTTCAAGCAACTGGGGCGGCAAACCGTGTACGCCCCCGACTGGCGCCAGAACTTCAGCACCAGGGACTTCGCGGAGCTCTACAACCTGGGATGTCCGGTCGCCGCTCTCTACTTCAACTGTCAGAGGGAGAGCGGCTCCGGCGGCCGACGAAGATGA
- the LOC115748427 gene encoding protein RICE FLOWERING LOCUS T 1-like isoform X2 — protein MRLNISDSSTQHYVYSAWKERNLCVIPLVPPFDSFLTYSCPLLSATDIKSSLISSGSPLRLVTDIPATTGASFGQEIMCYESPMPSMGIHRFVFVLFKQLGRQTVYAPDWRQNFSTRDFAELYNLGCPVAALYFNCQRESGSGGRRR, from the exons ATGCGCCTAAACATCTCGGATAGCAGCACTCAACATTATGTGTATTCTGCATGGAAGGAAAGAAACTTATGCGTGATTCCTTTGGTCCCTCCTTTTGATTCCTTTCTCACTTATTCTTGCCCTTTACTTTCTGCGACAGA TATAAAGTCCTCACTTATCTCTTCTGGATCGCCTCTCAGGTTGGTTACTGATATTCCAGCTACGACAGGAGCGAGCTTTG GGCAGGAGATTATGTGCTACGAAAGTCCGATGCCGTCGATGGGGATTCACCGGTTTGTGTTCGTGCTGTTCAAGCAACTGGGGCGGCAAACCGTGTACGCCCCCGACTGGCGCCAGAACTTCAGCACCAGGGACTTCGCGGAGCTCTACAACCTGGGATGTCCGGTCGCCGCTCTCTACTTCAACTGTCAGAGGGAGAGCGGCTCCGGCGGCCGACGAAGATGA